In Ruminococcaceae bacterium BL-4, one DNA window encodes the following:
- a CDS encoding D-3-phosphoglycerate dehydrogenase, which translates to MYQIQYLNKISKAGTERFTDNYTVGEGVQDPDAIMVRSANMLEMELPQKLLAIARAGAGVNNIPLDKCSEKGIVVFNTPGANANAVKELVLCGLLLSSRRIVPAAEWCKTLKGKGAEVPKLIEKGKSQFVGPEIKGKALGVIGLGAIGVLVANAAKSLGMEVYGYDPYLSVDAAWGLSRSIHHAQTLDDIWANCDYITIHVPQTPDTKGMICKEAISKMKDHVRILNFARGGLVDSDSILEGIKSGKVASYATDFPNDEMIGVDGIIAIPHLGASTPESEDNCARMAANELRDYLENGNIRNSVNMPMVSMARDKSTQRICVLHRNMPNTISRFSGILANMGINIENMQSKSRKEYAYTIVDVTGDIANEAAQKLQSLDEVIRARVIK; encoded by the coding sequence ATGTATCAGATTCAATATCTCAATAAAATTTCGAAAGCCGGGACCGAGCGCTTTACCGACAACTATACCGTCGGCGAAGGAGTTCAGGATCCGGATGCTATTATGGTTCGTTCCGCCAATATGCTGGAAATGGAACTGCCCCAAAAACTTTTGGCAATCGCCCGCGCAGGAGCCGGCGTCAATAATATTCCACTCGATAAATGCAGTGAAAAAGGAATTGTCGTCTTCAATACGCCTGGTGCAAATGCTAATGCAGTAAAAGAGCTGGTCCTCTGCGGACTGCTTCTTTCTTCCCGTCGGATTGTTCCCGCCGCCGAATGGTGCAAAACACTTAAAGGAAAGGGTGCTGAAGTCCCGAAGTTAATTGAAAAAGGCAAATCCCAGTTTGTTGGCCCCGAAATTAAAGGAAAAGCACTCGGGGTAATTGGGCTCGGTGCAATTGGTGTTCTTGTTGCCAACGCTGCCAAATCATTAGGGATGGAAGTCTATGGTTATGATCCTTATCTTTCGGTCGACGCTGCATGGGGGCTTTCCCGCTCCATTCATCATGCACAGACCCTCGATGACATCTGGGCAAACTGCGATTATATTACCATTCATGTTCCTCAGACGCCGGACACCAAAGGCATGATCTGCAAAGAAGCAATCTCCAAAATGAAAGACCATGTTCGGATTTTGAACTTTGCCCGTGGCGGACTTGTTGATTCCGATTCTATTTTAGAAGGCATAAAATCCGGAAAAGTTGCTTCTTATGCTACAGATTTTCCAAATGATGAGATGATCGGTGTCGATGGAATTATTGCAATTCCTCATTTGGGAGCTTCCACGCCGGAAAGCGAAGATAACTGCGCACGTATGGCAGCAAACGAACTGCGTGATTATCTGGAAAACGGGAATATCCGCAACAGTGTCAACATGCCCATGGTTTCCATGGCACGGGATAAGAGTACACAGCGTATTTGCGTTCTGCACCGCAATATGCCAAATACGATCAGCCGTTTTTCCGGGATTTTGGCCAATATGGGAATTAATATTGAGAACATGCAGTCCAAATCCAGAAAAGAATATGCTTACACGATCGTCGATGTTACCGGTGATATTGCTAATGAAGCTGCACAAAAACTACAGTCTTTGGATGAAGTCATTCGCGCACGGGTAATTAAATAA